The Gemmata palustris genome includes a region encoding these proteins:
- a CDS encoding calcium-binding protein, giving the protein MSPKTWVRKLFAPATSPVTRRATTLGLEALGERAMMSATASVAGGVLTITGDAAINRVEVTHSNFNGGRYLVFDNSTIVANVPAAGVTALDFVNRGSGDTLANTSGLATVRHETGTVSGGITWAFDYNPISRVGTLTVNGTSGADRIDLQEAYNNAQVGEPGYGDNRPVGVNILNANDSESQGGPSFAAGSQITIVVNAKAGNDIVRNFTRFNSVLNGGSGADQLFGGSGSDTLWGDRDLVNGVYVEVVTKTGETNNDMLLGGWGADVLHGGSGDDQLWGDQGHQVKVGTQWCWESLSGDGTGTAGDDVLYGDAGNDTLIGGYGNDTLEGGAGSDWLFGGIGNDTLKGGTERDYLFGGDGSDSLDGGAGNDFIRVNNAYGNYNDPYWGVSEYALPHTVDSYGDNDNEAIKLG; this is encoded by the coding sequence ATGTCGCCGAAAACCTGGGTCCGCAAGCTGTTCGCCCCGGCCACCTCTCCCGTCACCCGTCGCGCCACCACGCTCGGGCTCGAAGCACTCGGGGAGCGGGCCATGATGTCCGCCACCGCGTCGGTCGCGGGCGGGGTGCTTACCATCACCGGCGACGCCGCGATCAACCGGGTCGAGGTCACGCACTCGAACTTCAACGGCGGTCGATACCTCGTGTTCGACAACAGCACCATCGTCGCGAACGTGCCCGCTGCCGGGGTCACGGCCCTCGATTTCGTCAACCGCGGGTCGGGCGACACCCTGGCCAACACCTCGGGGCTCGCGACGGTGCGCCACGAGACGGGCACGGTCAGCGGGGGCATCACCTGGGCGTTCGACTACAACCCGATCAGTCGCGTCGGGACGCTGACCGTGAACGGCACCAGCGGTGCCGACCGGATCGACCTCCAAGAAGCGTACAACAACGCCCAGGTGGGCGAGCCCGGGTACGGGGACAACCGCCCGGTCGGGGTCAACATCCTCAACGCCAACGACAGCGAGTCCCAGGGCGGCCCGTCGTTCGCGGCCGGGAGCCAGATCACGATCGTGGTGAACGCGAAGGCGGGCAACGACATCGTGCGGAACTTCACCCGGTTCAACTCGGTCCTGAACGGCGGGTCGGGCGCGGACCAACTGTTCGGCGGGTCCGGGAGCGACACGCTCTGGGGCGACCGGGATCTGGTCAACGGGGTGTACGTCGAGGTGGTCACCAAGACCGGCGAGACGAACAACGACATGCTGCTCGGTGGGTGGGGCGCGGACGTGCTGCACGGCGGGTCGGGTGACGACCAGTTGTGGGGGGACCAGGGGCATCAGGTGAAGGTGGGCACGCAGTGGTGCTGGGAGAGCCTGTCCGGTGACGGCACCGGGACCGCGGGGGACGATGTGCTGTACGGGGACGCGGGGAACGACACCCTGATCGGCGGGTACGGGAACGACACGCTCGAGGGCGGGGCGGGCAGCGACTGGCTGTTCGGCGGGATCGGCAACGACACCCTGAAGGGCGGGACCGAGCGGGACTACCTGTTCGGCGGCGACGGGTCGGATTCGCTGGACGGCGGAGCCGGGAACGATTTCATCCGAGTGAACAACGCTTACGGGAACTACAACGACCCGTACTGGGGGGTGAGCGAGTACGCCCTCCCGCACACGGTCGACAGTTACGGGGACAACGACAACGAGGCCATCAAGCTCGGGTAA
- a CDS encoding RNA polymerase sigma factor encodes MSDTHDSGRAATSMTLLDKLRADQPDAWTRTVRLYGPLVEYWAGRGGATGADAEDVAQEVFREAAGGLERFRRDRPGDTFRGWLRGITRMVLLRHARRRSQQPHGSGGTAALAALNEVADPVSEPDADDPAPETHALYHRALELVRGEFEGKTWNMFWATTVDGRPPAEVAAELGVSTAAVRQAKSRVLRRLKEEVGDLID; translated from the coding sequence ATGTCTGATACCCACGATTCGGGCCGCGCCGCGACCTCGATGACGCTCTTGGACAAGCTCCGGGCCGACCAGCCGGACGCCTGGACCAGGACGGTGCGCCTCTACGGGCCGCTGGTCGAATACTGGGCCGGGCGCGGCGGCGCGACCGGGGCGGACGCCGAGGACGTGGCCCAAGAGGTGTTCCGGGAGGCCGCCGGTGGGCTCGAGCGGTTTCGCCGGGACCGCCCGGGGGACACGTTCCGGGGCTGGCTGCGCGGGATCACCCGGATGGTTTTGCTGCGCCACGCCCGGCGCCGGAGCCAGCAGCCGCACGGGAGCGGCGGTACCGCGGCCCTGGCCGCGCTGAACGAAGTGGCCGACCCGGTGAGCGAACCGGACGCCGACGACCCGGCCCCCGAGACGCACGCCCTGTACCACCGGGCACTGGAGTTGGTGCGCGGGGAGTTCGAGGGGAAGACGTGGAACATGTTCTGGGCGACCACCGTGGACGGCCGACCTCCGGCGGAAGTAGCGGCCGAACTGGGAGTGAGTACGGCGGCGGTGCGCCAGGCCAAGAGTCGGGTGCTGCGGCGCCTCAAGGAAGAGGTCGGTGACTTAATCGACTGA